The following proteins are co-located in the Planctomycetota bacterium genome:
- a CDS encoding enoyl-CoA hydratase-related protein has product IKLGLMPGNGGVARLVRRVGRSRALLLTSTGRSITPSEAHGIGLVDDLCDAAAFDEQLKTFASGPREAIAALKRTGASAESLSLSQALAFEAEQADALAATPDAVEGAAAFAEKRPPVFARDRRVG; this is encoded by the coding sequence GATCAAGCTCGGACTCATGCCAGGCAATGGCGGCGTCGCGAGGCTGGTCCGACGTGTTGGCCGGAGTCGTGCGCTGCTACTCACGTCGACCGGACGATCCATCACGCCGAGCGAAGCACACGGCATCGGACTCGTCGACGATCTCTGCGACGCCGCTGCGTTCGACGAGCAGCTGAAGACCTTCGCATCAGGTCCTCGCGAAGCGATCGCCGCCCTCAAGCGGACCGGCGCTTCGGCAGAGTCGCTGTCCCTGTCGCAGGCCCTGGCGTTCGAGGCGGAGCAGGCAGACGCGTTGGCCGCGACGCCCGACGCGGTCGAAGGCGCCGCCGCATTCGCAGAGAAGCGTCCGCCCGTCTTTGCTCGCGACAGACGCGTCGGCTGA